In one window of Marinobacter salsuginis DNA:
- a CDS encoding RluA family pseudouridine synthase, with protein sequence MRTTIDINLKQTSKAIDALSEAAPGLSRQKIKDAMAKGACWWTHKGKRLRLRRATKELKPGIRLQLYYDEKVLARKPEDPVLLDDLERYTVWFKPHGLLAQGSQWGDHCSLLRLAELQLQRPCHLIHRLDADAAGLMLIAHDPKAAGALSQRFSGRTMTKRYKARVCGVMETQDQVVDAPVEGKPAVSHVSTLATNEAEQTSLLQVSIETGRKHQIRRHLAGLGHPIIGDRLYGRAAGVPLQLLAFYLEFDCPLNKRKMVFELPAELDTLGQNQS encoded by the coding sequence ATGCGAACCACCATCGATATCAACTTGAAGCAAACCAGCAAAGCCATAGACGCCCTGAGTGAGGCGGCGCCGGGGCTCTCCCGACAGAAAATCAAGGATGCCATGGCGAAGGGTGCTTGCTGGTGGACGCACAAGGGCAAGCGCCTTCGACTGCGCCGCGCCACCAAGGAACTCAAGCCGGGCATCCGGCTGCAGCTTTACTACGATGAAAAGGTGTTGGCGAGAAAACCGGAGGATCCGGTTCTACTGGACGATCTGGAGCGCTACACAGTGTGGTTCAAGCCTCACGGCCTGCTGGCCCAGGGCTCACAGTGGGGTGACCATTGCAGCCTGCTTCGCCTGGCGGAACTTCAGCTCCAGCGCCCCTGCCACCTGATCCACCGACTTGATGCCGATGCCGCCGGGCTGATGCTGATTGCCCATGACCCGAAAGCCGCAGGCGCCCTTTCCCAGCGCTTTTCAGGCAGAACCATGACCAAGCGTTACAAAGCGCGAGTGTGTGGCGTGATGGAGACGCAAGACCAGGTGGTTGATGCGCCCGTTGAGGGAAAACCGGCGGTCAGTCATGTTTCGACACTGGCGACCAATGAGGCTGAGCAGACTTCCCTGCTCCAGGTCAGTATCGAGACCGGTCGGAAGCACCAGATCCGCCGCCATCTGGCTGGCCTCGGGCACCCGATAATCGGTGATCGCCTGTATGGTCGGGCCGCAGGCGTTCCCTTGCAGCTCCTGGCCTTCTATCTCGAATTCGACTGTCCCCTCAACAAACGCAAGATGGTGTTCGAACTGCCCGCAGAGCTGGACACCCTGGGACAGAACCAGAGCTGA
- a CDS encoding NAD-dependent epimerase/dehydratase family protein encodes MAITEGSKAPRILVAGCGKLGGAIASRLETSATVYGLRRNPDRVPEGIQGIGADLTQPETLSGKLPEGLDIVLYCLTPSSYDEQGYRDAYVTGLANLLEALGGQSLKHLFFVSSSSVYSQDDDSWVDESSPTKPVRFSGEQVLAGEQTALESGHPATIIRYSGIYGPSRRRFLEEVQAGRMNPTKPAPFSNRIHEDDAADAAAHLVNLALSGATLQTCYLASDCEPVRLDEVVDWVRQQTPCAEPKPDARKGGRAGSKRCCNKRLLSTGFQFRYPDFRAGYRAMIDQG; translated from the coding sequence ATGGCAATCACCGAAGGTAGTAAGGCGCCCCGAATTCTGGTGGCCGGTTGCGGCAAACTCGGGGGTGCCATTGCCAGCCGACTGGAAACCTCGGCCACCGTGTACGGCCTGCGCCGAAACCCCGACCGGGTTCCCGAGGGCATTCAAGGCATCGGCGCCGACCTGACCCAACCGGAAACCCTCAGCGGTAAACTGCCGGAAGGGCTCGACATCGTTCTCTATTGCCTGACGCCCTCCAGCTACGATGAGCAGGGTTATCGGGACGCCTACGTGACCGGCCTGGCAAACTTGTTGGAAGCCCTGGGCGGTCAATCGCTGAAGCACCTGTTTTTTGTCAGTAGCAGCAGTGTCTATTCACAGGATGACGATAGCTGGGTCGATGAATCCAGCCCCACCAAACCGGTCCGGTTCAGCGGCGAGCAGGTTCTGGCCGGTGAGCAGACCGCGCTGGAAAGCGGCCATCCGGCAACGATCATTCGTTACAGCGGCATTTATGGGCCCTCCCGGCGGCGTTTTCTTGAGGAGGTTCAGGCGGGACGCATGAATCCGACCAAGCCAGCACCGTTCAGCAACCGGATTCATGAAGACGATGCCGCAGACGCGGCGGCCCATCTGGTGAACCTGGCACTTTCGGGAGCGACTCTTCAAACCTGCTACCTTGCCAGCGACTGCGAGCCGGTGCGGCTTGATGAGGTGGTGGACTGGGTCCGGCAGCAGACACCCTGTGCCGAGCCAAAGCCCGATGCCCGAAAAGGCGGGCGGGCCGGCAGTAAACGCTGCTGCAACAAAAGACTGCTGAGCACCGGCTTTCAGTTCCGCTATCCGGATTTCCGGGCCGGCTACCGTGCCATGATCGACCAGGGCTGA
- the gmk gene encoding guanylate kinase, translated as MSQAVEQGTLYVISAPSGAGKTSLVAEMLRNDEKLGVSVSHTTRTMREGEQDGVNYHFVSRVEFEAMIARGDFLEHADVFGNYYGTSQVWVRETLSKGQDVILEIDWQGAAQVRRLIPECVSIFIVPPSPEVLRQRLVGRGTDAPEVVERRLAEAEEECRHAVEFDYLVVNDDFAAALADLLAIVRAQRLRMEVQQPRHRALLAGLSGPR; from the coding sequence ATGAGTCAGGCAGTTGAGCAGGGTACTCTGTACGTTATCTCCGCGCCATCCGGTGCCGGCAAGACCAGCCTTGTGGCGGAAATGCTCCGCAATGACGAGAAACTCGGCGTGTCCGTTTCCCATACCACGCGCACTATGCGAGAAGGTGAGCAGGACGGGGTGAATTATCATTTCGTGAGCAGGGTCGAGTTTGAGGCGATGATCGCCCGGGGCGATTTTCTTGAGCACGCCGACGTCTTTGGTAACTACTACGGTACCTCCCAGGTCTGGGTTCGGGAAACCCTGTCAAAGGGCCAGGATGTGATCCTGGAAATTGACTGGCAGGGCGCCGCCCAGGTGCGCCGACTGATTCCCGAGTGTGTCAGCATTTTCATCGTTCCTCCTTCGCCTGAAGTGTTGCGCCAGCGACTGGTCGGGCGTGGCACCGATGCGCCGGAAGTGGTGGAGCGTCGTTTGGCAGAGGCTGAGGAGGAGTGCCGTCACGCGGTGGAGTTCGATTACCTGGTGGTCAACGATGACTTCGCCGCTGCGCTCGCTGATCTGCTGGCCATTGTTCGCGCCCAACGCCTGCGCATGGAGGTTCAGCAGCCCAGGCACCGGGCGCTCCTGGCGGGGTTGTCGGGCCCGCGCTGA
- a CDS encoding YicC/YloC family endoribonuclease yields MIRSMTAFARKDVQGDWGTLTCEIRTVNHRYLEPSFRLPEAFRELENRFREELRKQLKRGKVDVSMRLQSAEKASQSFEISKDMAQAVNEAANHINRMLDNPAHINALDILRWPGVLSVPEQDYSPAKEAAIGLFEQTVSDLASVREREGERLRPLFEDRLNTMGSLVADVRKRMPELLDAQEKTLRERFEKAKVELDAERVAQEMVMLAQKSDVAEELDRLDAHIGEVTDTLKSDDAIGRRLDFLMQELNREANTLSSKSIDAGVTRIAVDLKVLIEQMREQVQNLE; encoded by the coding sequence ATGATCCGAAGTATGACCGCATTTGCCCGCAAGGATGTCCAGGGAGACTGGGGTACGCTGACCTGTGAAATCCGGACCGTCAACCATCGATATCTGGAGCCCTCATTCCGGTTGCCGGAGGCTTTCAGGGAACTGGAAAACCGGTTTCGGGAAGAGCTGAGAAAACAGCTGAAACGGGGCAAGGTGGATGTGTCCATGCGCCTGCAGTCTGCAGAGAAGGCGTCCCAGAGCTTCGAGATCAGCAAAGACATGGCCCAGGCGGTGAATGAGGCGGCCAACCACATCAACCGGATGCTGGATAATCCGGCCCACATCAATGCCCTGGATATCCTCAGATGGCCGGGCGTATTGTCTGTGCCGGAGCAGGATTACAGCCCTGCAAAAGAGGCTGCTATAGGACTCTTCGAACAGACCGTGTCCGACCTGGCCTCGGTGCGCGAGCGTGAGGGGGAGCGCCTGCGGCCTCTGTTCGAGGATCGCCTCAATACCATGGGCAGTCTTGTCGCCGATGTGCGTAAACGCATGCCGGAATTGCTGGATGCCCAGGAAAAAACGCTTCGGGAGCGGTTTGAAAAAGCCAAAGTGGAGCTGGATGCCGAGCGGGTGGCCCAGGAGATGGTCATGCTGGCCCAGAAGAGCGATGTTGCCGAAGAATTGGATCGGTTAGACGCGCATATTGGCGAGGTGACGGATACCCTCAAAAGCGACGACGCTATAGGCCGGCGGCTCGACTTCCTGATGCAGGAGCTGAACCGGGAGGCCAATACCCTGAGCAGCAAGAGTATCGATGCCGGCGTCACACGCATCGCGGTGGATCTCAAGGTGCTCATCGAGCAGATGAGGGAGCAGGTGCAGAACCTGGAATAG
- a CDS encoding RidA family protein has translation MTNKSVIQTENAPQAIGTYSQAVKAGDTVYLSGQIPLVPETMEVVAGDFSAKTRQVFDNLKAVCEAAGGELKDIVKLNIYMTDLANFATVNEIMATYFQEPYPARAAVGVAALPKGVPIEMEAVMVLS, from the coding sequence ATGACCAACAAATCTGTAATTCAGACCGAGAATGCGCCCCAGGCGATCGGTACATACTCCCAAGCGGTCAAGGCAGGGGACACCGTGTACCTGTCTGGCCAGATTCCGCTGGTACCGGAAACCATGGAAGTGGTCGCCGGCGATTTTTCTGCCAAGACCCGGCAGGTGTTTGATAACCTCAAGGCTGTCTGCGAGGCCGCCGGTGGCGAGCTGAAGGACATCGTGAAGCTGAATATCTACATGACTGATCTGGCGAATTTCGCCACGGTCAACGAGATCATGGCCACCTATTTCCAGGAACCCTATCCGGCCCGCGCGGCGGTGGGTGTCGCGGCGCTGCCCAAGGGTGTGCCCATTGAAATGGAAGCGGTGATGGTGCTCAGCTAA
- a CDS encoding RelA/SpoT family protein encodes MSAEATVEGLALELSSYLDTNRINQVRRAYYYAEQAHEGQMRKSGDRYITHPLAVAHILADLRLDHQSLMAAMLHDVIEDTGIPKDALAEQFGEDVAELVDGVSKLTQIEFRSRAEAQAENFQKMTLAMARDIRVILVKLADRLHNMRTLGPMPYEKRQRIATETLDIYAPIANRLGMHSICTELEDLGFTSLYPMRSKYISKAVDKLRGSHREIIEDIRGKLQEKLEERGLPGRILGREKHLNSIYNKMKFKQKSFHEIMDVYAFRIITDTEDDCYRILGAVHSLYKPLPGRFKDYIAMPKANGYQSLHTTLFGMHVNIEIQIRTEEMEHIANNGIAAHWMYKNEPSSVTSVNQARVDRWVKGLMEMRERADDSMEFIEHVKVDLFPDEIYVFTPKGRIMELPSGATPVDFAYAIHTDIGNATVACRINRNLGSLSQPLQSGQTVEIITAPGARPNPAWLSFVVTGKARSSIRHVLKSQKRAESLELGRTLLKKSLKGFGAKLSEISDAQKQAVVNHNQVNSFDDLISDIGLGNRMAYLVARQLVSGSEETEAAEGPRDIEGGNHSPVTIRGTEGLLVRFASCCKPIPGDPVVGVMDSGKGMVIHSDTCSRLPEDDEGRARLTHLKWAKDITDEFSVELRVELERQRGVIAEMANAVAMADGNIERINVEEQNARFGVVSLVVHVNGRRHLARVMRRIRNIRAITHISRVRH; translated from the coding sequence GTGTCGGCAGAGGCTACGGTTGAAGGACTGGCTCTAGAGCTCAGCTCCTATCTTGATACCAATCGCATCAACCAGGTGCGACGGGCCTACTATTATGCCGAGCAGGCCCATGAAGGCCAGATGCGCAAGAGCGGCGACCGCTACATTACCCATCCCCTGGCTGTTGCCCATATTCTCGCCGACCTGCGGCTGGATCATCAGAGTCTGATGGCGGCCATGCTCCATGATGTAATTGAAGACACCGGTATTCCCAAGGACGCTCTGGCGGAACAGTTTGGCGAGGACGTTGCGGAACTGGTGGATGGTGTCAGCAAACTGACCCAGATCGAGTTCCGCTCCAGGGCGGAAGCCCAAGCCGAAAACTTCCAGAAAATGACCCTGGCCATGGCGCGGGACATCCGGGTCATTCTGGTGAAGCTGGCGGACCGGTTGCACAACATGCGCACGCTCGGCCCGATGCCTTACGAAAAGCGCCAACGCATCGCCACCGAAACACTCGACATCTATGCCCCCATCGCGAACCGCCTGGGCATGCACTCCATCTGCACCGAGCTTGAGGACCTGGGCTTTACCTCCCTGTACCCCATGCGCTCCAAGTACATTTCCAAGGCCGTGGACAAACTCCGGGGCAGTCATCGGGAAATTATCGAGGATATCCGCGGGAAGCTGCAGGAAAAGCTGGAGGAGCGAGGCCTGCCGGGCCGGATTCTGGGCCGGGAAAAACACCTGAACAGCATCTATAACAAGATGAAGTTCAAGCAGAAGTCCTTCCATGAAATCATGGATGTGTATGCCTTCCGGATTATTACCGACACCGAAGATGACTGCTACCGCATCCTTGGCGCCGTTCACAGCCTGTACAAGCCGCTGCCTGGCCGGTTCAAGGACTACATTGCCATGCCCAAGGCCAATGGCTATCAGTCGCTCCATACCACTCTGTTCGGTATGCATGTGAACATCGAGATCCAGATCCGTACGGAGGAGATGGAGCACATCGCCAATAACGGTATCGCGGCTCACTGGATGTACAAGAACGAGCCCAGCAGTGTGACCAGCGTGAATCAGGCGCGGGTGGACCGCTGGGTGAAGGGGCTGATGGAAATGCGGGAGCGGGCCGATGACTCCATGGAGTTCATCGAACACGTGAAAGTGGATCTGTTCCCGGATGAAATCTACGTGTTCACGCCCAAAGGCCGCATCATGGAGTTGCCCAGCGGGGCAACGCCGGTGGACTTCGCCTATGCCATCCATACCGATATTGGTAACGCTACCGTCGCGTGTCGCATCAACCGCAACCTGGGTTCACTGAGTCAGCCTCTGCAGAGTGGCCAGACCGTCGAGATCATTACCGCACCCGGCGCCCGGCCTAACCCGGCGTGGCTGAGTTTTGTGGTGACCGGCAAGGCGCGCAGCAGTATCCGTCATGTGCTCAAGAGCCAGAAGCGGGCGGAATCGCTGGAGCTGGGCCGCACATTGCTCAAGAAGTCCCTCAAAGGCTTTGGCGCGAAACTGTCAGAGATCAGCGACGCCCAGAAGCAGGCGGTCGTGAATCATAATCAGGTGAACAGTTTTGATGATCTGATCAGTGACATCGGCCTGGGCAATCGTATGGCCTACCTGGTTGCCCGTCAGCTTGTAAGCGGCTCCGAAGAAACTGAGGCAGCTGAGGGGCCTCGCGATATCGAGGGTGGAAATCACAGCCCCGTGACCATCCGTGGCACCGAAGGTTTGCTGGTCCGGTTCGCCAGCTGTTGTAAGCCGATTCCGGGAGACCCGGTGGTTGGGGTGATGGATTCCGGCAAAGGCATGGTGATTCATTCTGATACATGCTCCCGCTTGCCGGAGGATGACGAGGGCCGGGCCCGCCTGACCCATCTGAAGTGGGCCAAGGACATTACCGATGAGTTTTCCGTTGAGCTGCGGGTAGAGCTGGAGCGCCAGCGTGGTGTGATTGCCGAGATGGCCAATGCCGTAGCCATGGCTGACGGAAACATCGAGCGCATTAATGTGGAAGAGCAGAATGCCCGGTTTGGCGTTGTCAGCCTGGTGGTGCACGTGAATGGTCGGCGGCACCTGGCTCGGGTAATGCGTCGAATCCGCAACATTCGTGCAATTACCCACATCAGCCGCGTGCGGCACTGA
- the rpoZ gene encoding DNA-directed RNA polymerase subunit omega: MARVTVEDCLENVDNRFQLVMLATKRARQLATKGAEPMVAEENDKPTVIALREIAEGKVTRDLLKEDDDE; this comes from the coding sequence ATGGCACGAGTTACCGTTGAAGATTGTCTGGAAAACGTTGATAACCGCTTCCAGCTGGTAATGCTGGCAACCAAGCGTGCCCGTCAGCTCGCTACCAAGGGTGCCGAGCCGATGGTGGCTGAAGAGAATGATAAGCCTACGGTAATTGCTCTGCGCGAAATTGCCGAAGGCAAGGTTACTCGTGATCTGCTCAAGGAAGACGACGACGAGTAA
- a CDS encoding hydrogen peroxide-inducible genes activator, whose translation MTLTELRYVVTLARERHFGRAAERCHVSQPTLSVAVKKLEDELGIPLFERSKSSIRVTETGLRIIEQAQRVLDQVGLIKDMAQDGKNQLNSPLKVGAIYTIGPYLFPHLLPELRRAAPEMPLYIEENYTANLRQKLRQSELDAIIIALPFEEPEVVTLPLYDEPFVVLLPAGHPLASKEQLTADELAKEQLLLLGPGHCFRDQVLESCPPLVEAVTHRANNGSPALVTEGSSLETIRHMVASGLGITVLPLSAATAMQYHEDILAVRPFAPPVPFRTVALAWRVTFPRPKAIDVLSLAASQCRVIEKAKTDTPAVAESA comes from the coding sequence ATGACTCTCACCGAGTTACGATACGTCGTTACGCTGGCCCGCGAAAGGCATTTTGGCCGGGCCGCAGAGCGTTGCCATGTCAGTCAGCCAACGCTCAGTGTTGCCGTTAAAAAGTTGGAGGATGAGCTCGGAATCCCTCTGTTCGAGCGAAGCAAAAGCAGCATCCGTGTCACCGAAACCGGCCTACGCATTATTGAGCAGGCCCAGCGTGTCCTTGATCAGGTAGGCCTGATCAAGGACATGGCGCAGGATGGCAAGAACCAGCTCAACTCACCTTTGAAAGTGGGTGCCATCTATACCATTGGTCCCTATCTGTTCCCGCACCTGCTGCCGGAACTGCGGCGTGCTGCTCCGGAAATGCCGCTTTACATTGAAGAGAATTACACTGCCAACCTGAGGCAGAAACTCCGGCAGTCCGAGCTGGACGCCATTATTATTGCCCTGCCGTTTGAAGAGCCGGAAGTGGTTACCCTGCCGCTGTACGACGAGCCGTTTGTTGTCCTGCTGCCTGCCGGACACCCGCTGGCAAGCAAGGAGCAGTTGACGGCCGATGAACTGGCTAAAGAGCAATTGCTATTGCTGGGGCCAGGCCACTGTTTCCGGGATCAGGTGCTGGAGTCCTGTCCACCCCTGGTGGAGGCGGTAACGCATCGGGCCAACAACGGCTCACCGGCTCTGGTCACCGAAGGCAGTTCCCTGGAAACCATTCGCCATATGGTCGCCTCCGGTCTGGGCATCACGGTACTGCCACTCTCGGCCGCCACGGCCATGCAGTACCATGAGGACATTCTGGCCGTTCGGCCGTTCGCGCCGCCGGTGCCGTTCCGCACGGTGGCTCTGGCCTGGCGGGTTACCTTCCCCCGGCCCAAGGCTATTGATGTGCTGTCCCTGGCTGCCAGTCAGTGCCGGGTCATTGAAAAGGCGAAAACGGATACGCCGGCTGTGGCCGAAAGCGCCTGA
- the rph gene encoding ribonuclease PH, translated as MRPSGRTPEQPRDVRITRNYTRHAEGSVLVEFGDTKVICTASVENKVPPFLRGEGKGWITAEYGMLPRSTGSRMGREAARGKQGGRTVEIQRLIGRSLRAAVDLTALGEHSITIDCDVIQADGGTRTAAITGGCVALVDALNHLVAEKRLKKSPLKQMVAALSVGVYKGTPVVDLDYPEDSEAETDMNVIMTDQGGFIEIQGTAEGAPFDQSELDSMLTLAKQGIEQLFEIQKAALAD; from the coding sequence ATGCGTCCAAGCGGCAGAACGCCCGAGCAACCTAGAGATGTTCGAATCACCCGCAACTACACCCGTCATGCCGAAGGCTCGGTGCTGGTGGAATTCGGGGATACCAAAGTCATCTGCACCGCCTCCGTCGAAAACAAGGTTCCCCCATTTCTCAGGGGCGAAGGCAAGGGCTGGATCACCGCCGAATACGGCATGCTGCCCCGCTCCACGGGCAGCCGAATGGGTCGGGAGGCTGCCCGCGGCAAACAGGGTGGTCGCACCGTCGAAATCCAGCGCCTGATTGGTCGCTCCCTGCGTGCTGCGGTGGATCTGACCGCCCTTGGCGAACACTCCATTACCATCGATTGCGACGTCATCCAGGCCGATGGCGGCACCCGCACCGCGGCGATCACCGGCGGCTGCGTGGCGCTGGTGGACGCCCTGAACCACCTGGTCGCCGAGAAGCGCCTGAAGAAATCGCCCCTCAAGCAGATGGTCGCCGCTCTGTCGGTAGGTGTTTACAAGGGTACGCCGGTGGTGGATCTGGACTACCCGGAAGATTCCGAAGCCGAGACCGATATGAATGTGATCATGACTGACCAGGGCGGATTCATTGAAATCCAGGGAACGGCGGAAGGAGCTCCGTTCGACCAGTCAGAGCTGGACAGCATGCTGACTCTGGCCAAACAGGGTATCGAGCAGTTGTTTGAGATTCAGAAGGCGGCGCTGGCTGATTAA
- the pyrE gene encoding orotate phosphoribosyltransferase — translation MHDYQQTFIEFAIRRNVLRFGEFTLKSGRTSPYFFNAGLFNTGDDLLQLSKAYAAAIARSGLDYDIIFGPAYKGIPLATVTAMALATDGNSKPFAFNRKEKKDHGEGGNIVGAPLQGKVLIVDDVITAGTAIRESIDIIRAAGAEPAGVLIALDRQEKGNGELSAIQEVEKEFGIPVVSIIRLEQVLDYLKANPEFAGHAEKVASYRDRYGV, via the coding sequence ATGCACGACTATCAGCAAACATTTATCGAATTTGCCATCCGCCGGAATGTACTACGCTTTGGTGAGTTCACGCTCAAGTCGGGCCGAACCAGCCCCTACTTCTTTAACGCCGGTCTGTTCAACACCGGGGACGACCTGCTTCAGTTAAGCAAGGCTTATGCCGCCGCGATAGCACGCAGCGGCCTGGATTATGACATTATTTTCGGCCCTGCCTATAAGGGCATTCCGTTGGCCACCGTTACCGCCATGGCCTTGGCTACAGACGGTAACAGCAAACCCTTTGCGTTTAACCGCAAGGAAAAGAAAGATCATGGTGAGGGCGGCAACATTGTTGGCGCACCGTTACAGGGCAAGGTACTGATTGTTGATGATGTAATCACTGCCGGAACAGCGATCCGGGAATCCATCGACATCATCCGGGCTGCCGGGGCCGAACCGGCAGGCGTGCTTATTGCCCTCGATCGTCAGGAAAAAGGTAATGGCGAACTGTCCGCCATCCAGGAAGTGGAAAAGGAATTCGGCATCCCGGTGGTGAGCATCATTCGTCTTGAGCAAGTGCTGGACTACCTCAAAGCCAACCCGGAGTTCGCCGGGCATGCCGAAAAGGTGGCCAGTTATCGGGATCGTTACGGAGTCTGA
- a CDS encoding exodeoxyribonuclease III, translating into MRVVSISVNGLAQAVEKGFFDWLAEQDADVVCVQDHRMRAYEIEDYNLIPEGYEAYFIDGEKNEDGGVGIYTRHFPKAIMYGFANEQADREGRFIQADFDKVSVACVLAPCALGREDELIGEDDLTVLDHKDEFMESFGLHMQKTLRKRRQFIFCANLQTAHHVTDASPLYHKLDFSGFLPHERAWLDRLFDEMGCVDGFREINKQSNQFTWWPEQAEGSRRNAGIRVDYQLLTPGIRKTIEDGWIDDSTRFSDHAPVIMDYDIEIGF; encoded by the coding sequence ATGCGGGTAGTATCAATCAGCGTCAATGGCCTCGCCCAGGCTGTTGAAAAAGGCTTTTTCGACTGGCTGGCAGAGCAGGACGCTGACGTGGTCTGTGTCCAGGATCACCGCATGCGGGCCTACGAGATTGAAGACTACAACCTGATTCCGGAAGGGTACGAAGCCTATTTCATTGATGGCGAAAAAAACGAGGATGGCGGTGTCGGTATTTACACCCGCCATTTCCCGAAAGCCATCATGTACGGGTTCGCCAATGAACAGGCGGATCGCGAAGGCCGGTTCATTCAGGCCGATTTTGACAAGGTGTCTGTCGCCTGCGTGCTCGCGCCCTGCGCCCTTGGCCGCGAAGACGAGCTGATCGGCGAGGACGACCTCACGGTGCTGGATCACAAGGACGAGTTCATGGAGTCCTTCGGCCTACACATGCAGAAAACACTGCGCAAGCGTCGGCAGTTCATTTTCTGCGCCAACCTCCAGACCGCCCATCACGTAACCGATGCCAGCCCGCTATACCACAAGCTGGACTTCTCCGGCTTCCTGCCCCACGAGCGTGCATGGTTGGATCGCCTGTTTGACGAAATGGGCTGCGTCGACGGTTTCCGTGAGATCAACAAACAGAGCAACCAATTCACCTGGTGGCCCGAGCAGGCCGAGGGTTCCCGCAGGAATGCCGGCATTCGTGTGGATTACCAGCTACTGACACCTGGCATCCGCAAGACCATCGAGGACGGCTGGATCGACGATTCAACACGCTTCTCCGATCACGCCCCGGTGATCATGGATTACGACATAGAAATCGGCTTCTGA